Below is a window of Candidatus Neomarinimicrobiota bacterium DNA.
GCCACCGCCTTTGCCATCTCTAAAGTGCTCGAATTACCGCCCATATCGTACGTGCGAACTTTTCCATCTTCGATTACGCCCGCTATAGCGCTCTCCAACGCATTCGCCATCTCTTTTTCACCAAGATATTCGAGCATCATCTTCGTTGTCAATAGCATCGCCATCGGATTTACCTTATACTGACCCGCGTATTTAGGCGCGGACCCGTGAGTAGGCTCGAACACCGCATAGTCATCCCCGATATTACCGCTCGATGCGAATCCGAGACCGCCTATCAGCTGAGCGCACAGGTCGGAGATGATATCGCCGAACATGTTAGTGGCAACAAGGACGCCGTAATCCTGCGGGTTTTTTATCAGCCACATTGCCATTGCGTCGATATTCCTCTCCCAGAGTTCAATGTCGGGATATTCCTTGGCTATCTTTCTCGCCGTCCGAATTACGAGTCCGCTCGTCGCCCTCAATACGTTCGGTTTTTCTATGATAGTAACAGTCTTATACCCGAACTTTTTTGCGTATTCAAAACCGGCGCGGACAATACTCGCCGCGGCTTCTCTCGTAATTATCCGGGCGGAAAAAGCCATATCTTCCGGCGGGACGTCCGCAAATCGTTTTGCTTTCGGGTGATTGGCAACGAGCGCTTTAAGCACTTCTTCGTTCATCGGATGAAATTCAATTCCGACGTACAACCCCTCTGTGTTCTCCCTGAAAACCACTAAGTCTATGCCATCCTTGTAATTTAACGGATTGCCCTTATACGCCTTACAGGGACGCAGATTCGTTTTGAGATTGAATTCCTGCCGGAGCCTGACTATGGGGCTGAAATACTCATATCCTTTCCCTTGCAATTCCGGGGAAAGCTCTTCATTCGCTTCGTCTCTCGGTTTAGAGGTAAT
It encodes the following:
- a CDS encoding isocitrate/isopropylmalate dehydrogenase family protein, whose amino-acid sequence is MPKHKIAWLPGDGVGNDVMEAARIVLDKLDLDAEYIHGDIGWEFWKTEGEPLPERTIELLKNTDACLFGAITSKPRDEANEELSPELQGKGYEYFSPIVRLRQEFNLKTNLRPCKAYKGNPLNYKDGIDLVVFRENTEGLYVGIEFHPMNEEVLKALVANHPKAKRFADVPPEDMAFSARIITREAAASIVRAGFEYAKKFGYKTVTIIEKPNVLRATSGLVIRTARKIAKEYPDIELWERNIDAMAMWLIKNPQDYGVLVATNMFGDIISDLCAQLIGGLGFASSGNIGDDYAVFEPTHGSAPKYAGQYKVNPMAMLLTTKMMLEYLGEKEMANALESAIAGVIEDGKVRTYDMGGNSSTLEMAKAVAERL